DNA sequence from the Sphingomonas bisphenolicum genome:
AGCCGATCCGCACCGCCCTGGCGCCCCGCTTGAGCTTGAGCGCCCTGGAAAAGCCGCCCAGCACCTCGCTGATCGCCAGCCCCAGCAACAGCCCGAAGGCCGCGAACACCAGATCGAATCCCGACATTCGGCTCCCCCGACGCACCGTCCGTCGCAAGCCTAGCAAAAGCGACCGTCTAGGCAATCCGCCTTGGAACCCCCGGCCCCGCCGCCGGTTATCTCCCCGAACCCGCAACAATGGAGCATCCCATGATCCGCACCCTGATCTTCGGCGCCATCGCCGGCTATGTCGGCAAAAAACTCTACGACGAAGGCAAGCTGACCGAATTCAAGAACGACCTAGTCACCCGCTACAACGACGCCAAGACCAGCCTGGCCGACGAACGCACTACGGCGGATACGTCGCCGCTCGTCACGTCGGCCGGCGCGATCAACCGGCCGCTGCCCAACTAACCCACTATCCCCATCCGGCGGCCCAGTCCCCCGCTCGTCGCCGGTCACCGCCCGCTCGCAGCCGCTCCCCCTCTCGCGGCCGCAGCGGGCGGTCTTCTTTTCACCTCGAAATTGTTACCGCCACGCAACCACCGCCGCTGCGCCGGGTTGTTGCAGCCAGCAGGGTAACAAAAGAAGGAGAGACCCCGTGCAAAAACCCATTCTCGCCGTCGCCATGCTGGCGATGCTACCGCTTGGCGCCTGTATGTCTGACAATGGCGGCGGTGGCGGCTATGGCTATGACCGCCCCAGTGACCGCCGCGGCCCGCCCCGTCATCATCGCCGTCCGATCCGCGACAATGACCAGATTTACCGCGACAGTGACGGCCGCTATTATTGCAAGCGCGACGACGGTACCACTGGCACGATTGTCGGCGCGATTGCTGGCGGCGTCTTGGGTAACATCATCGCACCGGGCGGCTCGAAGACGCTGGGCACCATCCTGGGCGGCGCGGGCGGCGCCTTGGCGGGCCGCGCCATCGACAAGAACGACATCAACTGCGAATGACAGGAAAAGGGCGCGGCCATCGCTGGCCGCGCCCTTTTCCCGATCGCTCGCAAGGTCAGAGCTTGCCGGTCAGTTCCGGCACGACCTTGAACAGATCCCCGACCAGGCCGATGTCCGCCACCTGGAAGATAGGCGCATCCTCATCCTTGTTGATGGCGATGATGGTCTTGCTGTCCTTCATGCCCGCCAGATGCTGGATAGCCCCGGAGATACCAACGGCAACATAGACTTCGGGCGCGACGATCTTGCCGGTCTGGCCGACCTGATAGTCATTGGGCACATAGCCCGCATCGACCGCCGCGCGGCTCGCACCAACCGCGGCGCCCAGCTTGTCGGCGAGCGGGAAGATCACTTCCTCAAAGGTCGGCCCATCCTTGAGCGCACGACCGCCCGACACGATGATCTTGGCGCTGGTCAGTTCGGGACGCTCCAGCTTGGCGATCTCGGCGCCGACGAAGCTCGACAGCCCCTTGTCGCCGGTCGAGGCGACGGCTTCCACCGCACCGCTGCCGCCGTCGCGATCCGCCTTTTCGAAGGCCGTGCCGCGGACGGTGATGACCTTCTTGGCGTCCTTGCTCTTGACCGTCGCGATAGCATTGCCGGCATAAATCGGGCGCGTGAACGTGTCCTCGCTCTCGACCGACAGGATGTCGCTGATCTGCATGACATCGAGCAGCGCGGCGACGCGTGGCGCGATATTCTTGCCGTTGCTGGTCGCCGGCGCGACGAAGGCGTCATGATGGCCCATCAGTTCGACGATCAGCGGCGCGACATTTTCCGGCAGCGCATGGCCATAGGCCGCGTCGTCGGCGACATGGACCTTGCCCACGCCCGCGATCTTGGCGGCGGCGGCGGCGACGCCATCGACGCCCTGGCCCGCGACCAGCAGATGCACTTCGCCCAGCTTGGCGGCGGCGGTGATGGCGGAAAGGGTCGCGTCCTTGACGGCGCCGCCCTCATGTTCAACCCAAACAAGTGTCTTGCTCATGCGGCAACTCCCAGCGCTTTCAGCTTGGCAACCAGTTCATCGACGTCGGCGACCTTGACGCCGGCCGAGCGCTTGGGCGGTTCGGCGACCTTGAGCGTCTCCAGCCGCGGGCTGATGTCCACGCCGTAATCGGCGGGGGTCTTCTGCGCCAGGGGCTTGGACTTGGCCTTCATGATGTTGGGCAGCGACGCGTAGCGCGGCTCGTTGAGGCGCAGGTCGGTGGTGATGATCGCCGGGGTCGACAGCTTCACCGTCTCCAGACCGCCATCGACTTCGCGGGTGACCGAGACGCTGCCATCGGCAACCTCGACCTTCGACGCGAACGTACCCTGCGGCAGGTTCAGCAGCGCGGCCAGCATCTGGCCGGTCTGGTTGCTGTCGTCGTCGATCGCCTGCTTGCCCAGGATGATGAGGCCAGCGCCTTCTTCTTCCTGAACCTTGGCGAGCAGCTTGGCCACGCCCAGCGGTTCGACTTCATCATCGGTCTGGATCAGGATCGCCCGGTCCGCGCCCATGGCGAGCGACGTGCGCAGCGTTTCCTGCGCCTTGGCGACGCCGATCGACACCGCGATCACCTCGGTCGCCACGCCCTTTTCCTTCAGGCGGATGGCTTCCTCGATCGCGATTTCGTCGAACGGGTTCATGCTCATCTTGACGTTCGCCAGATCGACGCCCGTCCCGTCCGCTTTCACGCGCGGTTTCACATTATAGTCAATGACCCGCTTCACGGGCACAAGGATCTTCATTTCCAACATCCTCCAGTTTCACGCCATCGCCCGCCAACGCGAACAAGGACGTGGGCGGCCCGTTTCCGGACCACCCACGCCCCATGGCGTATCTCGTTAGGTGGGGTCGTGCCTCAGGCCGCCTTCCTCACTTCCGCCACGATCTTCTTCGCTGCATCGCCCAGGTCGTCCGCGGGGACGATAGCCAGGCCGGACGAAGCCAATATGTCCTTACCCTGCTGGACGTTGGTGCCTTCCAGACGGACGACCAGCGGCACCGACAGGTTCACTTCCTTGGCGGCGGCGACGATGCCATTGGCGATGATGTCGCACTTCATGATGCCGCCGAAGATGTTCACCAGAATGCCCTTCACCGCCGGGTCCTGCAGAATGATCTTGAACGCCGCCGTCACCTTCTCGGTCGTGGCGCCGCCGCCGACGTCCAGGAAGTTTGCGGGGAATTCGCCGTTCAGCTTGATGATGTCCATCGTCGCCATGGCCAGGCCAGCGCCGTTCACCATGCAGCCGATGTTACCGTCCAGCTTGATGTAGGCGAGGTCGTATTTGGACGCTTCGACTTCGGCCGCATCTTCCTCGGTCAGGTCGCGCAGTTCGGCGATATCCTTGTGGCGGAACATGGCGTTGCCGTCGAAACCGACCTTGGCGTCCAGCACCAGCAGATTACCCTGCTCGGTCAGCGCCAGCGGATTGACTTCGATCTGTTCGGCATCGGTGTCGAGGAACGCGGCGTAGAGCGACGAGGCGACCTTGGCCGCCTGCTTGGCGAGATCGCCGGTCAGGCCCAGAGCCGCAGCGATCGAGCGACCGTGGTGCGGCTGGAAGCCGGCAGCCGGATCGACCGAGAAGCTGTGGATCTTTTCCGGGGTCGAATGGGCGACTTCCTCGATGTCCATGCCGCCTTCGGTGGACACGACGAAGGCGATCCGGCTGCTGCCGCGATCGACCAGCAGGGCCAGGTAGAATTCCTTGGCGATGTCGGCGCCGTCGGTGATGTAGAGGCGGTTGACCTGCTTGCCCGCATCACCCGTCTGGATCGTGACCAGCGTATTGCCCAGCATGTCGGTGGCGTGGGCCTTGACCTCATCCAGGTTGAAGGCGAGGCGGACGCCGCCCTTGGCTTCTGCGCTAAGTTCCTTGAACTTGCCCTTGCCGCGGCCACCGGCGTGGATCTGCGACTTCACGACATAAAGCGGTCCGGGCAGCTTCTTGGCGGCTTCGGCGGCTTCCTCGACCGAGAAAGCGGCATAGCCGGCCGCGATCGGCGCGCCATATTTCGCGAGGAGTTCCTTCGCCTGATATTCATGAATATTCATAGGGCCTGCCCTTTTCGCTGAAATCTGATGTCAGCGGCTAAGCACAGCACCAGGCGAGGCGCTAGAAAATTTCGCAAAATGACTTTGCAAAATTGCAAAGCCAATGACGCCAATCCACCCCTTCATCCGCAAAAGCGATCAGACTGTGCAGGCCAGCGCCGATATACTGGTAACCGCAAAAATCTCAGGATCCTGTAAAGCCCGCACCTTGTGCAACAGTTGATCTACGGAGATTTTGCCGCTGTGAGACTTGCGGAGCGAAGCGAGCGACTGGAGCCTTCGCAACTGGGTCAGGCTCAGCCGGTCGACCATCCGTTCCGCCATGCATCCCGCCATGCGTGGCGAAAGGCCAGCCTCCTCAAGCCCCGCCCGAAGACGTGATTCGGGCGACAAGCTGGCGCAGGCGGAAAGGGGGAGAAGGGCGACGACCATCAAGGCGCGGGAAGAAATGAAACGCATCACGCTTTTCATGGCCGCGCCTGGCTGAACAGGGGATAAATGCACCGGTTTTGCAAAGGAAGAATCAGCCATGGATCGGATTTTCGCAGCGATGTCGCACCGGGTCGCCAACTGGGCGGGTCAGCCGTTTGCCTTCGTCCTGGCATTGGGCACCGTCATTCTATGGCTCGCGACCGGCCCGGTCTTCCATTATTCCGATACGTGGCAGTTGGTGATCAACACCGGCACCACCATCATCACGTTTCTGATGGTGTTCCTGATCCAGAATGCGCAAAACCGCGATGGTTCGGCGATTCAGGCGAAGCTGGACGAACTGATCCGGGCGGTCGAAAACGCCCGCAATGATTTCATCGGCATCGAGCATCTGACCGAAGCGGAACTGCAACGGATAAAGACCGTCCTGGAACGGGAATGCGGCGACGACGCGACCCATCGTCTGGCGATCGACAGGCTGATCCAGCGACGCTGACCCGATCGGTCAATGCGCGTGAATGATCAGCCGTTCATTTTCCCGACGATAGGCATCGATCCGATCAGTATAGCTTTGCGCAAGGCTTTCATAAGCGTCTCGCCCCTTGTCCGATCGGCTGGACTGCGCGCGTATCAGCGACATCTGCTGGCGGTGCAGCAGGTAGTTGACGTCCATCTCCATAGTCGCCCTCCTCCCGTCCAAGTTCGAAGAGATTGGTCGATTGGCCAAGGCTGCATACGACTCGCAACATCAGCACTTATAGACTAGCACTGCCGCTACCCGTTGGCGAACCCACTTATCGCGCCGCCGAGGCGGCCGGGCGCGCAATCCAGCGCAAAACCGCATATCCGGATAGAGCGGACAACAAGGATCCCAGGAGTATCCCTCCCTTCGCTTCCTCGACCAGCAGGGGTTGGCCGGGAAAGGCGAGCGCGCCGATGAACAGGCTCATGGTGAAGCCGATGCCGCATAGCATCGCCATGCCATAGACCTGGCTCCAGCTTGCACCGGCCGGGCGCTCCGCAAATCCCAGGCGTACCGCCGCCCAGACCGCACCGAAAATGCCCAGTTGCTTACCCAGGAACAGGCCAAATGCGACGCCCAGCGACAAGGGGGCGAACAGCATCGCCAATGCCTCCCCGCCTAGGCTGAGCCCGGCATTGGCGAACCCGAATAGCGGGACGATCAGATAGGCGCTCCAAGGATGGATGGCATGTTCCAGCCGGTGCAGGGGACTGTCCGCCGCATCGGGGGCGCCTGGTGTGCAGCGCACGGGCACCGTCATCGCCGCCAGCACGCCCGCAACCGTGGCGTGGACGCCCGATAGCAGCATCAGGAACCACAGCAGGGCAAATCCCAGGAGATAAGGGGCCAGCGCCTTCACCCCCGCACGATTGAGGCCGTACATCAGCGCCAGCACGCCCGCAGCGCCCGCCAGCGCCGCCAGATCCAGGCCAT
Encoded proteins:
- a CDS encoding glycine zipper 2TM domain-containing protein — translated: MQKPILAVAMLAMLPLGACMSDNGGGGGYGYDRPSDRRGPPRHHRRPIRDNDQIYRDSDGRYYCKRDDGTTGTIVGAIAGGVLGNIIAPGGSKTLGTILGGAGGALAGRAIDKNDINCE
- the nhaA gene encoding Na+/H+ antiporter NhaA, with the protein product MNRPPRSALRDFLTGETGGAILLMIAAGAAMILANLPGATGHLYHDMLHAPLGPTLSSRIGPMTLHLWINDGLMAIFFLVVGLEIKREFLDGGLSTWDRRRLPILAAVAGMAAPALVYLLVTAGRPALGNGWAIPAATDIAFAIGVLALLGRRAPASLKLFLTAVAIVDDMGAVAIIALFYSHGLDLAALAGAAGVLALMYGLNRAGVKALAPYLLGFALLWFLMLLSGVHATVAGVLAAMTVPVRCTPGAPDAADSPLHRLEHAIHPWSAYLIVPLFGFANAGLSLGGEALAMLFAPLSLGVAFGLFLGKQLGIFGAVWAAVRLGFAERPAGASWSQVYGMAMLCGIGFTMSLFIGALAFPGQPLLVEEAKGGILLGSLLSALSGYAVLRWIARPAASAAR
- the sucC gene encoding ADP-forming succinate--CoA ligase subunit beta, which produces MNIHEYQAKELLAKYGAPIAAGYAAFSVEEAAEAAKKLPGPLYVVKSQIHAGGRGKGKFKELSAEAKGGVRLAFNLDEVKAHATDMLGNTLVTIQTGDAGKQVNRLYITDGADIAKEFYLALLVDRGSSRIAFVVSTEGGMDIEEVAHSTPEKIHSFSVDPAAGFQPHHGRSIAAALGLTGDLAKQAAKVASSLYAAFLDTDAEQIEVNPLALTEQGNLLVLDAKVGFDGNAMFRHKDIAELRDLTEEDAAEVEASKYDLAYIKLDGNIGCMVNGAGLAMATMDIIKLNGEFPANFLDVGGGATTEKVTAAFKIILQDPAVKGILVNIFGGIMKCDIIANGIVAAAKEVNLSVPLVVRLEGTNVQQGKDILASSGLAIVPADDLGDAAKKIVAEVRKAA
- a CDS encoding low affinity iron permease family protein gives rise to the protein MDRIFAAMSHRVANWAGQPFAFVLALGTVILWLATGPVFHYSDTWQLVINTGTTIITFLMVFLIQNAQNRDGSAIQAKLDELIRAVENARNDFIGIEHLTEAELQRIKTVLERECGDDATHRLAIDRLIQRR
- a CDS encoding electron transfer flavoprotein subunit alpha/FixB family protein — translated: MSKTLVWVEHEGGAVKDATLSAITAAAKLGEVHLLVAGQGVDGVAAAAAKIAGVGKVHVADDAAYGHALPENVAPLIVELMGHHDAFVAPATSNGKNIAPRVAALLDVMQISDILSVESEDTFTRPIYAGNAIATVKSKDAKKVITVRGTAFEKADRDGGSGAVEAVASTGDKGLSSFVGAEIAKLERPELTSAKIIVSGGRALKDGPTFEEVIFPLADKLGAAVGASRAAVDAGYVPNDYQVGQTGKIVAPEVYVAVGISGAIQHLAGMKDSKTIIAINKDEDAPIFQVADIGLVGDLFKVVPELTGKL
- a CDS encoding electron transfer flavoprotein subunit beta/FixA family protein, whose product is MKILVPVKRVIDYNVKPRVKADGTGVDLANVKMSMNPFDEIAIEEAIRLKEKGVATEVIAVSIGVAKAQETLRTSLAMGADRAILIQTDDEVEPLGVAKLLAKVQEEEGAGLIILGKQAIDDDSNQTGQMLAALLNLPQGTFASKVEVADGSVSVTREVDGGLETVKLSTPAIITTDLRLNEPRYASLPNIMKAKSKPLAQKTPADYGVDISPRLETLKVAEPPKRSAGVKVADVDELVAKLKALGVAA